From a single Brettanomyces bruxellensis chromosome 5, complete sequence genomic region:
- the CHC1 gene encoding Clathrin heavy chain (BUSCO:EOG092602BZ), translating into MSESPPIDLIDVCQLQSLGVNPASFNFLSTTLQSDHYVCCRETANGKNTVAMVDLKNNNSLTRKNMSADSVIMNPSQFIIALRAKGTALQVFDLSTKKRLKSNIMHEPIVFWQWLNDNEIGLVSAQKIYTWNVMDGTSNGPVELTSRHVSLANCQLTQMVTNFESSWFALCGVAQENNAIVGHIQLFSKARNISQPIQGHVCCFGKVRQQGASVDTQVFACASRTPTGGNLHLLEIEHQPGAPAFQKKTVEVFFPAEIANDFPISIQISDFYGVVYILTKYGFIHVYDLESGKKIFLNRISSDPIFTAAKFDDNKGVITVNRAGAVLAVEIATDRVIPYILNNLADVDLALSLASRSGLPGAEALFSQQFNQSLSSGDYQAAVKIAASSAQMRTPETINRLKALPTAPGQPAPILQYLVYLLDRGSLNQYESLELVRPLVMQNRIETLEKYLKEDKLTCSEEIGDIIKPKNTPIALAVYYKSNTPAKVVDCLAELGQTDKILPFCQKVDYHPNYTTLIQSILRVNPDKAAEIATQLLSAEPDMDIEKTADIFFSQNYIQQGTAFLLDALKDDKPAQGDLQTRLLQVNLLNAPQVADAILGNNIFSHFDRPTIAKLSEQAALYQRALDLYDDTKDIKRVVSQHASEIPPDWVVSYFGKLNVDQSVSCLREMLSADKTKNMQVAIQVATKYSDLIGASKLIKIFEDFNCVDGLYYFLGSIVNTSQDADVVLKYIQCAAKMGQVKEIERVVRGNNVYNGEKVKNFLKEAKLDDQLPLIIVCDRFDFVHDLILYLYKNKFFKFIEVYVQQVNPAKTPQVVAALLDVDCDEQVIKSLLQSVVGKVPIGELCNEVEKRNRLKILLPFLEASLQSGVTDNAIYDTLAKIYIDSNNNPEKFLKENDQYNTLEVGRYCEKRDPYLAYIAYDKGQNDAELVKITNENAMYKYQARYVLKRSDPELWNTVLSDENTNRQQLIDQVIGTAIPEIEDPQPVSIAVKSFMDNGLTGQLVNLLEKIILESSPFNDNPSLQALMILTAIKVDPSKVMGYIERIDAYDPEEVAPVCIENKLYEEAFAIYDKFEKYSDAMKVLTEDVMSLDRAYDYAEKLDQKELWSQLGAAQLNGLRIPEAIDSYMKAEDPSNFEQVIEISEHAGKEEELIPYLLMARKTLQEPVVDGALVNAYATLGKLSEMEKFLQLSNVADLESIGDKLYEAENYDAAKIVYSSISNYSKLASTLVYLKDYQEAVDCARKASNVSVWKQVNQACLENGEFRLAQICGLNLVVHAEELDELVAQYEYNGYFSQLISLFENGLALERAHMGMFTELAILYTKYQPEKTMDHLKLFWSRINMPKVIRACQDAHLWTELVFLYKHYDEWDNASLTMMDHSESAFDHSSFKEVVVKVSNLEIYYKAINFYTNMHPALLNDLLAVLIPRLDLPRVVRIFQKSDNLPLIKPFLISVSEKNNSVVNQAYHDLLIEEHDYKSLRSVIEAHDKFDQLGLAERLEKHDLIFFREIAAVIYRKNKKWNKAISLLKTDKLWADAIETAALSKSSKIATDLFEYFVDTGNREAMVALLYSCYSLIDYDKVLELSWLNNLSDFVKPYEISIARENQLKITELYKDFKARESSKDGEDDSTAPQRLMITNGTGIPTGPNQIGYTPTGAGFGNGGFSNAGF; encoded by the coding sequence GTCATGTTTCGTTGGCAAACTGCCAGTTGACGCAGATGGTGACGAACTTTGAGTCCTCATGGTTCGCCCTATGCGGTGTTGCCCAGGAAAATAACGCTATCGTTGGCCACATTCAGCTTTTTTCCAAGGCAAGAAACATCTCTCAGCCGATCCAGGGACACGTTTGCTGCTTCGGAAAAGTCCGCCAGCAGGGTGCCTCTGTGGACACACAGGTATTTGCGTGTGCCTCCAGGACCCCAACGGGCGGAAATCTCCATCTGCTAGAGATTGAGCATCAACCTGGTGCACCAGCCTTCCAGAAAAAGACCGTTGAGGTGTTTTTCCCCGCTGAGATCGCCAACGACTTCCCTATTTCGATCCAGATCTCTGACTTCTACGGTGTTGTGTACATTCTAACCAAGTACGGCTTCATCCACGTCTATGACCTTGAAAGCGGAAAGAAGATCTTCCTCAACAGGATTTCCTCCGATCCGATCTTCACTGCTGCAAAGTTCGACGACAACAAAGGTGTCATCACAGTCAACAGAGCAGGTGCCGTGTTGGCCGTTGAGATTGCCACAGATCGAGTTATCCCATACATCCTGAACAACTTGGCAGACGTTGATCTTGCCTTGAGCTTGGCATCAAGAAGTGGTCTTCCCGGTGCAGAGGCGCTCTTCAGCCAGCAGTTCAACCAGTCACTTTCCTCCGGTGACTACCAGGCTGCCGTTAAGATTGCTGCCTCGTCTGCCCAGATGAGAACTCCGGAAACCATCAACAGATTAAAGGCTCTACCTACCGCCCCAGGCCAGCCAGCACCAATTCTTCAATACTTGGTCTACTTGCTAGACCGCGGCTCGTTGAACCAGTACGAGTCTCTTGAGTTGGTCAGGCCCTTGGTTATGCAGAACAGAATAGAGACCTTGGAGAAGTACTTGAAGGAAGACAAACTTACATGCTCCGAGGAGATCGGTGACATCATCAAGCCTAAGAACACGCCGATTGCTTTGGCCGTCTACTACAAGTCTAACACACCGGCAAAAGTTGTTGATTGCCTCGCCGAGTTGGGCCAAACTGACAAGATCTTGCCTTTCTGCCAGAAGGTCGATTACCATCCAAACTATACGACTTTGATCCAGAGCATCTTGCGTGTGAACCCGGACAAGGCTGCCGAGATCGCCACGCAGCTTTTGTCTGCCGAGCCCGATATGGACATCGAGAAAACGGCCgacatcttcttctcgCAGAACTACATTCAGCAGGGAACTGCCTTCTTGCTCGATGCATTGAAGGACGATAAGCCGGCCCAGGGAGATTTGCAGACCAGACTTCTCCAGGTCAACTTGCTCAATGCACCCCAGGTTGCAGATGCCATTTTGGGAAACAACATCTTCTCCCACTTTGACCGTCCAACCATTGCCAAGCTTTCCGAGCAGGCTGCCCTATACCAACGTGCATTGGACTTATACGATGACACTAAGGACATCAAACGTGTTGTTTCGCAGCATGCTTCAGAGATTCCTCCAGATTGGGTCGTCAGCTACTTCGGTAAGCTTAATGTTGACCAGAGTGTTTCGTGCTTGCGTGAAATGCTCTCTGCCGACAAGACCAAAAACATGCAGGTGGCCATTCAGGTCGCCACGAAGTACTCTGACTTGATTGGGGCATCCAAGTTGATCAAGATATTCGAGGACTTCAACTGTGTCGACGGCCTGTACTATTTCTTGGGCTCAATCGTGAACACCAGCCAGGATGCAGATGTTGTCTTGAAGTACATTCAATGTGCTGCCAAGATGGGCCAGGTGAAGGAAATTGAGCGTGTTGTGAGAGGGAACAACGTGTACAACGGTGAAAAGGTGAAGAACTTTTTGAAGGAGGCCAAATTGGATGACCAGCTTCCTTTGATCATAGTTTGCGACAGGTTCGACTTCGTCCACGACTTGATCTTGTATCTTTACAAGAACAagttcttcaaattcatcGAGGTTTACGTCCAGCAGGTGAATCCAGCAAAGACTCCTCAGGTCGTTGCCGCTTTGCTAGACGTTGACTGTGATGAGCAAGTCATCAAGTCGCTGCTACAGTCGGTTGTTGGAAAGGTTCCGATCGGCGAACTATGCAATGAAGTTGAGAAGAGGAACAGACTAAagattcttcttccatttttggaGGCCTCATTACAGAGCGGCGTCACCGACAATGCCATTTATGACACTCTTGCCAAGATATACATCGACTCGAACAACAACCCAgagaaatttttgaagGAGAACGACCAGTACAACACGTTGGAGGTTGGTAGGTACTGCGAGAAAAGAGATCCATACTTGGCATACATTGCCTACGACAAGGGTCAGAACGATGCCGAGTTGGTTAAGATCACAAACGAGAATGCCATGTACAAGTATCAGGCCAGATATGTTTTAAAGAGGTCGGATCCAGAGCTTTGGAATACCGTTTTGTCGGATGAGAACACAAACAGACAACAGCTTATTGATCAGGTCATAGGCACGGCCATTCCGGAGATCGAGGATCCTCAACCTGTGTCGATAGCCGTGAAATCGTTTATGGATAATGGCTTGACTGGGCAGTTGGTGAATTTGCTCGAGAAGATCATTCTAGAGTCTTCACCTTTCAACGACAACCCATCATTACAGGCTCTTATGATTTTGACTGCCATTAAGGTCGATCCATCCAAGGTTATGGGATACATTGAGCGGATTGATGCCTACGATCCTGAAGAAGTTGCCCCAGTCTGTATTGAGAATAAGCTGTACGAGGAGGCATTTGCAATTTACGACAAGTTTGAGAAGTATTCTGATGCCATGAAGGTTCTTACTGAGGACGTAATGTCCTTGGACCGGGCTTATGACTATGCTGAGAAGCTCGATCAGAAAGAATTGTGGTCACAGCTTGGTGCTGCACAACTCAACGGATTGAGAATTCCAGAGGCCATCGATTCATACATGAAGGCTGAGGATCCAAGCAACTTTGAGCAGGTCATCGAGATTTCTGAGCATGCCggaaaggaggaagaacTCATTCCATATCTTTTGATGGCAAGAAAGACTCTTCAAGAGCCTGTCGTTGATGGTGCACTTGTGAATGCATATGCCACACTTGGAAAGCTCAGCGAGATGGAGAAGTTCTTGCAGCTATCGAACGTTGCAGACTTGGAATCAATCGGTGATAAGCTTTACGAGGCCGAAAACTACGATGCTGCCAAAATTGTTTATTCCAGCATTTCAAACTACTCCAAACTTGCATCCACGTTGGTTTATCTCAAGGACTACCAGGAGGCGGTTGACTGTGCAAGAAAGGCCTCCAATGTTAGTGTCTGGAAGCAGGTGAACCAGGCTTGTCTTGAAAACGGTGAATTCCGTTTAGCACAAATCTGTGGTCTGAATTTGGTTGTGCACGCTGAAGAGTTGGACGAGTTAGTTGCCCAATACGAGTATAACGGCTACTTCAGTCAGTTGATCTCGTTGTTTGAGAATGGTCTGGCTCTTGAGAGAGCACACATGGGAATGTTTACGGAGCTTGCTATACTTTACACCAAGTATCAACCAGAGAAGACCATGGACCATTTGAAGCTATTCTGGTCCAGAATCAACATGCCAAAGGTCATCCGTGCTTGTCAAGATGCTCATCTCTGGACAGAACTTGTATTCTTATACAAGCACTATGATGAATGGGATAATGCTTCATTGACAATGATGGACCATTCTGAATCTGCCTTTGACCATTCTTCATTCAAGGAGGTTGTTGTTAAAGTTTCAAATCTTGAAATATACTACAAAGCCATCAACTTTTACACCAACATGCACCCAGCCCTTTTGAATGACTTGCTTGCAGTTCTTATCCCAAGATTGGACCTTCCTCGTGTTGTTCGTATATTCCAGAAGTCCGACAACTTGCCATTAATCAAGCCATTCCTCATTTCCGTGTCAGAGAAGAACAACTCGGTTGTCAACCAGGCATACCACGACTTGCTCATCGAGGAACATGATTACAAGTCGCTACGGTCTGTCATTGAGGCACACGATAAATTTGATCAGCTTGGTTTAGCAGAGCGCTTGGAAAAGCACgatcttattttcttcaggGAGATTGCCGCCGTTATCTAtagaaagaacaagaagTGGAACAAGGCCATCTCTTTGCTTAAAACAGATAAGCTATGGGCAGATGCTATTGAAACTGCCGCACTATCAAAGAGCTCAAAGATTGCAACCGACTTGTTTGAATACTTTGTGGATACCGGAAATAGAGAGGCCATGGTTGCATTACTGTACTCGTGCTACTCATTGATCGACTACGACAAGGTTTTGGAACTTTCGTGGTTGAACAATTTGTCTGATTTCGTCAAACCATACGAGATTTCCATCGCTAGAGAGAACCAACTTAAGATTACAGAGTTGTACAAAGACTTCAAGGCAAGAGAGAGTTCCAAAGATGGGGAGGATGATTCCACAGCCCCTCAAAGATTGATGATTACAAATGGTACGGGAATCCCAACTGGTCCAAACCAGATTGGTTATACTCCTACTGGAGCAGGATTTGGAAATGGAGGATTTTCAAATGCTGGCTTTTAG
- a CDS encoding uncharacterized protein (MEROPS:MER0010982~BUSCO:EOG092603JK) translates to MERQESLRSLETELQQLVSVSKINLPSTSIQLETISRIKSITTFLVNSSPGVLADDSVFNIITLCDDILLCFKNEYSRSVKILMNLLEVLSAKGPSQIVRKCLFTIHSMLVSLCQGNQIHDTTKSLHLFDGLKYSDTAFKNDTEHVIIRYFSVSLSFISKHPDHFTTAEVMRFTKADTPFFCWLYMTPKETSQPYMKHISFAFKALSKSAETETQTLRYLIRYFVCLVIEAENVEMLKNTIISDIQEKTQHLSSYEMNTIRDDVYLVIKAFHMDGPRSQQIEVLRNAFHIHQPLSEFKIDNLTDLPKLLDNLQLSDYATLSRFLNDHTDEELLESFLFRKGLYKVLKSVDMSQNSSQVLVISILAYMERVSSKRSCLSITGVLHILDYITIRIKDMSPDGNEPFLNSCLQHLLHIFEKRQQVKRMKNLSSLYYNFATTLYHEHRQTCVSFWNNSLEIETDLKNHHHPYNDHLLKKSIRICNFLIELAKFDEASKVLSACFSDQSYNAELSINDLFACLKGKNGNFMKLACKLILKSQNVKFLWALSKNQSLITCVSLEVCTMLTQMLEAKAQPLITKIILMLKVNLTDIGLFLLFISKISFIIKFSITFKSIGNLKILKESAAYDLRGVIKAHLYLLQAYSSPRNMEKLLFNAYRCITTREYKADYTPCDYEVDVLATVSRVFQYHNLMKFMIAPLENSLKECTFTKSQRQKVLFELSSCYNRLGLKKHASSLDIKPGCDASSKIMWALHNCMLIEIDSHVFMPQDMIKKSYNKLMSAIVNDNDFTFKGKRDSSLIIDLIFLLARVSHLHALLSMNFGHPSASVLSFKRSIRILQSVLKNFLLPNSSLSLTLNEKMLTTCEYSMRSVEGYNSLLNCLFHYGLGKEIDYFIKEYWSFVETQPSKYVHCSCLIDSALFEALRGRYKEAADCLSAGTSEYKTLTFVGENQLHILAVQQMVYHQSQNSDDFTNAAERYDSIMDNLLTFKEHPLNSCDDSEHRDEHLYIQDQEYLRSEWSRCQRIRSLDNMVKMNLHAIMSNDTITKSQYELQKINEEIQKKIGSQTLEFLISYPLYCSTENQASLSSYASSFNKRILAMNSFQICSQMSSRERKSMMETLTTVFNCLIPFQKEADLHAIYQFLSISYDQNRFEPFIIEKELACQIEDPKTVLPPRLMDTNFDIKLLSNSRKLCDLLPQNWAVISIDTHNTKDFLTLTKYLAGGSSPIMVNIPLTKAENGSRNMFSVKFAIHEFEDIIQKSDATTSYRVTSSIKTKQDRVAWWTARRSLDNDLENLLMRIETVWFGGLSSLFGDFIFDVKILKAFKSSFVSIIADNLTKAGSEHTVIEKLRSIVPELFSLFLQLAMNPSDNYMEDLLFYFLDAITGLGREFDYRRLDMDSLYTDIIALCNKTISDIDCESLRHIEHTVLVLSDGCVKLPWESIPSLRGKSVSRMPSITQLVEYLKNFGTLISEGVSADNGYYILNPGGDLVKTESRFKEKFEVMSGWSGITGKRPSEETILNALSKKELYFYAGHGGGEQYIRSKSIQKFEKLPPCLLLGCSSGSLHVSGICHSYGTVYNYIIGKSPMILANLWDVTDKDIDRFTLNTLEKWGLFVDYDSIDIVDSLDNFENDNNHTLCECVAKSRNSCKLKYLNGAAPVVYGLPLKLKLNS, encoded by the coding sequence ATGGAGCGTCAAGAAAGCCTTCGCTCATTGGAAACAGAGCTACAACAGCTGGTAAGCGTATCCAAGATTAACTTGCCATCTACTTCCATACAACTTGAAACCATATCACGAATTAAGTCCATTACAACATTTCTTGTTAATAGCTCACCTGGTGTTTTAGCTGATGATTCTGttttcaatattatcaCGCTTTGTGATGATATTCTTCTATGCTTTAAGAATGAGTATTCGCGATCGGTAAAGATATTAATGAACTTACTAGAGGTATTATCGGCAAAGGGTCCTTCTCAAATTGTAAGAAAGTGCCTTTTCACGATACACAGCATGCTAGTTAGTTTATGTCAAGGAAATCAGATACATGACACCACAAAGTCGTTACATTTATTTGATGGCCTGAAATACAGTGATACCGCATTCAAAAATGATACTGAGCATGTGATTATACGGTATTTTTCAGTGTCTCTTTCCTTTATATCGAAGCATCCGGATCACTTCACTACAGCTGAAGTAATGCGGTTCACAAAAGCTGATACTCCATTCTTTTGTTGGTTATATATGACTCCAAAAGAAACATCTCAGCCATATATGAAACATATCAGTTTTGCATTTAAAGCATTGTCCAAGTCCGCAGAAACAGAAACCCAGACTCTCCGATATCTTATACGTTACTTCGTCTGCCTGGTGatagaagcagaaaatgttgaaatgttgaagaatACAATAATAAGCGATATTCAGGAAAAGACACAACATTTGAGTTCCTACGAAATGAATACTATAAGAGATGACGTTTATTTGGTGATAAAGGCTTTTCATATGGATGGACCACGCTCACAGCAGATAGAAGTTCTTAGAAATGCGTTTCATATCCACCAACCATTATCAGAATTCAAAATTGATAATCTCACAGATTTACCCAAGCTTCTTGACAATCTTCAATTGTCCGACTATGCAACTCTTTCAAGATTCCTCAATGATCACACAGATGAAGAATTGTTGGAAAGCTTTTTGTTCAGAAAAGGACTTTATAAAGTTCTCAAGTCAGTCGATATGTCTCAAAATTCTTCCCAGGTTTTGGTTATCTCAATTCTTGCGTACATGGAACGTGTGTCGTCAAAAAGAAGTTGTCTTTCAATTACGGGAGTACTTCACATACTGGATTACATTACAATACGTATTAAGGATATGAGCCCAGATGGGAATGAACCCTTCCTAAATTCATGCCTCCAACATTTACTccatatatttgaaaaacgACAACAAGTGAAgcggatgaaaaatttgagTAGTTTATATTACAATTTTGCCACAACATTATATCATGAGCATCGACAAACTTGTGTCAGCTTCTGGAATAATTCTCTTGAAATAGAAACTGATTTGAAGAACCATCATCACCCATATAATGATCACCTACTGAAAAAATCCATTAGAATAtgcaattttttaattGAGCTGGccaaatttgatgaagcatCTAAAGTTTTATCTGCCTGCTTTTCTGATCAATCGTATAATGCAGAACTATCGATCAACGATCTTTTTGCATGTCtaaaggggaaaaatggGAATTTCATGAAATTGGCATGCAAGTTGATTCTGAAATCACAGAATGTCAAATTTCTCTGGGCTTTGTccaaaaatcaaagtttgATCACATGTGTGTCCCTTGAGGTTTGCACTATGCTGACACAAATGTTGGAAGCAAAAGCCCAGCCTTTGATCACAAAGATCATTTTGATGCTGAAAGTTAATCTTACGGATATCGGCCTTTTTCTGTTGTTTATTTCAAAGATTTCTTTCATAATAAAGTTTAGCATTACTTTTAAGTCAATAGGAAAcctgaaaattttaaaagagTCTGCAGCTTATGACTTGCGAGGAGTGATCAAGGCACATTTGTACTTACTTCAAGCATACTCCTCTCCAAGAAACATGGAAAAGTTACTTTTCAATGCCTATCGATGTATTACTACTAGAGAATACAAAGCTGACTACACACCATGCGATTATGAGGTAGACGTTTTGGCTACGGTTTCTAGAGTATTTCAGTATCACAATCTCATGAAGTTTATGATAGCACCCCTTGAGAATTCTCTCAAGGAATGTACATTTACAAAATCGCAGCGTCAGAAAGTGTTATTTGAGCTTTCAAGTTGCTATAATCGCTTGGGATTAAAAAAGCACGCATCATCACTAGATATTAAGCCAGGATGTGATGCAAGTTCAAAAATTATGTGGGCACTACATAACTGCATGCTTATTGAAATTGATAGCCATGTTTTCATGCCACAAGATATGATTAAGAAATCGTATAATAAACTAATGAGTGCGATAGTCAATGATAATGACTTCACTTTTAAAGGGAAAAGGGACAGCTCTCTCATAATTGAtctaatttttcttttggctCGGGTATCCCATCTGCATGCTTTATTATCTATGAATTTTGGTCACCCTTCCGCTTCAGTGTTATCATTTAAGAGAAGTATACGGATTCTCCAATCTGTATTGAAAAACTTTCTGTTGCCAAACTCTTCACTGTCATTGACTTTAAATGAGAAGATGTTAACAACATGTGAATACTCTATGAGGTCTGTTGAAGGCTACAATTCACTGTTGAattgtttgtttcattATGGActaggaaaagaaattgattaCTTTATAAAGGAATACTGGTCATTTGTTGAAACTCAGCCATCAAAATATGTTCACTGTTCTTGCCTGATTGATTCTGCATTATTCGAAGCATTAAGAGGACGTTACAAGGAGGCTGCGGATTGCCTATCTGCTGGCACATCTGAGTATAAAACTTTGACATTCGTTGGAGAAAATCAATTGCATATTTTGGCAGTTCAGCAGATGGTATATCATCAGTCGCAAAACTCAGATGATTTTACAAACGCTGCTGAACGTTATGATTCGATAATGGATAACTTATTAACATTTAAAGAGCATCCTCTTAATTCATGTGATGACTCTGAGCATAGAGATGAGCACCTTTATATACAGGATCAGGAATATTTGCGTTCGGAATGGTCTCGCTGTCAAAGAATAAGATCACTTGATAACATGGTGAAGATGAATCTGCACGCCATAATGAGTAACGACACGATAACAAAAAGTCAGTACGAATTACAAAAGATCAATGAAGagattcaaaagaagatcgGTTCTCAAACGTTGGAATTTCTAATTTCATACCCACTTTACTGTTCTACCGAAAATCAAGcttcattatcttcataCGCGAGTTCATTTAACAAACGTATACTTGCTATGaattcttttcaaatttgttCACAAATGTCAAGCAGGGAGAGGAAAAGCATGATGGAAACATTAACAACAGTTTTCAATTGCTTGATAccatttcaaaaagagGCTGATCTCCACGCTATTTATCAATTTCTAAGTATTTCCTATGATCAAAATAGGTTTGAACCTTTtattattgaaaaagaacttGCTTGTCAAATTGAGGATCCAAAGACGGTACTACCTCCAAGATTGATGGATACCAACTTCGATATAAAGCTTTTATCGAATAGTCGGAAACTTTGTGATCTTCTCCCTCAGAATTGGGCAGTAATCTCCATTGACACACATAATACCAAGGATTTCTTAACTTTAACAAAGTATCTGGCCGGCGGCTCGTCTCCTATAATGGTGAATATTCCTTTGACTAAAGCAGAAAACGGATCAAGAAATATGTTTTCGGTAAAGTTCGCAATACATGAATTTGAGGACATCATCCAGAAAAGCGATGCCACTACTAGTTATAGAGTTACGTCTTCAATAAAGACTAAGCAGGATAGAGTTGCTTGGTGGACGGCAAGAAGGTCTCTAGATAATGACTTGGAAAATCTCTTGATGAGGATTGAGACTGTCTGGTTTGGTGGTCTTTCCTCATTATTTGGTGATTTCATCTTTGATGTGAAGATTTTGAAAGCATTCAAGAGTAGTTTTGTCAGTATAATTGCTGATAATCTTACTAAAGCCGGTTCTGAACACACCGTCATTGAAAAACTCCGGAGTATTGTTCCCGAACTGTTCTCTCTATTCTTACAATTAGCAATGAATCCCTCTGACAACTATATGGAGGACTTactattttactttttggATGCAATTACTGGACTTGGGAGAGAATTTGATTACCGTCGATTAGACATGGATTCTCTGTATACAGATATTATTGCACTTTGCAATAAAACAATTAGTGATATCGATTGTGAATCATTGAGACATATTGAACATACGGTTCTTGTACTTTCGGACGGTTGCGTTAAATTACCATGGGAATCAATTCCATCTTTACGAGGAAAGTCTGTGTCTAGAATGCCGAGTATTACTCAACTTGTTGAATATCTAAAGAATTTTGGCACCTTGATTTCTGAAGGTGTTAGCGCAGATAACGGTTATTACATTTTGAATCCAGGTGGTGATTTGGTCAAGACTGAATCCAGATTCAAAGAGAAATTTGAAGTTATGTCTGGGTGGTCTGGAATTACAGGAAAACGGCcatcagaagaaacaaTACTGAATGCCCTAAGTAAGAAGGAGCTTTACTTTTATGCTGGTCATGGCGGAGGAGAGCAATATATTAGATCAAAATCTATTCAAAAATTCGAGAAACTTCCCCCATGTTTGCTTCTTGGCTGTTCATCGGGAAGTCTTCATGTGTCAGGTATATGTCATTCCTACGGTACTGTGTACAACTACATTATCGGGAAAAGTCCCATGATATTGGCAAATCTCTGGGATGTCACAGATAAAGATATCGACCGGTTTACGCTCAATACTCTGGAAAAATGGGGGCTTTTTGTCGATTATGATTCGATTGACATCGTCGATTCGCTGGATAATTTCGAGAATGATAACAATCACACGCTTTGTGAATGCGTCGCCAAAAGCAGAAACTCGTGCAAGTTGAAGTATTTAAACGGGGCGGCCCCAGTTGTGTACGGACTTCCACTTAAATTGAAGTTGAATAGTTGA
- the SHM1 gene encoding glycine hydroxymethyltransferase shm1, with protein sequence MFSRSVLKSASNTWRFTVKRYSSLAPKSLALLSEHVNQIDPEMSSILKKEQDRQRNSITLIPSENFTSKAVMDLLGSEMQNKYSEGYPGNRYYGGNEFIDEAELLCQKRALEVYGLDPAKWGVNVQAMSGAPANLYTYSALMRVGDRLMGLDLPHGGHLSHGYQTNSKKISFVSKYFQTMPYRVDEKTGLIDYDMLEKTATLFRPKIIVAGASAYPRMIDYKRMKQIADSVGAYLMSDMAHISGMVAAGVTDSPFPYSDIVTTTTHKSLRGPRGAMIFFRKGIRKVTKKGKKIPYDLEDKINFSVFPAHQGGPHNNVIAALAVALKQAETPEFKEYQKNIVDNAVAFAESLKKRGFEMVTGGTNTHLILIDLRNKNIDGARVQAILERVNIAANKNTIPTDKSAMFPAGLRVGTPAMTTRGFNAPEFDKVAEFIDKAVQISVSLEAKEQGTKKMEKLASFEKLADADPRVKALDKEVVEFVSKYPVPGDKA encoded by the exons ATGTTTTCCAGATCTGTTCTTAAATCAGCCTCCAACACCTGGCGTTTCACTGTGAAG AGATACTCCAGCTTGGCACCAAAGTCATTGGCATTGCTGTCAGAGCATGTCAACCAGATTGACCCTGAGATGTCCAGCATCCTGAAAAAGGAGCAGGACAGACAGAGAAATTCCATCACCTTGATTCCATCCGAGAACTTCACTTCCAAGGCTGTGATGGATCTTCTTGGCTCAGAGATGCAGAACAAGTACTCTGAGGGTTACCCAGGTAACAGATACTACGGTGGTAACGAGTTCATCGACGAAGCTGAGCTTCTCTGCCAAAAGAGAGCTCTTGAAGTGTATGGTTTAGATCCAGCCAAGTGGGGAGTTAATGTGCAGGCAATGTCCGGTGCCCCAGCTAATCTTTACACCTACTCTGCTCTCATGAGGGTCGGTGATAGACTTATGGGTCTTGATCTTCCTCACGGAGGACATTTGTCTCACGGTTACCAGACAAACAGCAAAAAGATTTCTTTCGTCTCCAAGTACTTCCAGACTATGCCTTACAGAGTTGATGAGAAGACTGGTTTGATCGACTATGACATGCTTGAGAAGACTGCCACCCTGTTCAGACCTAAAATCATCGTTGCCGGTGCTTCTGCCTACCCAAGGATGATCGACTACAAGAGAATGAAACAGATTGCTGACAGTGTTGGTGCTTACCTTATGTCTGATATGGCACATATCTCTGGTATGGTTGCAGCCGGTGTCACTGACTCTCCATTCCCATACTCTGATATTGTCACAACCACCACCCACAAGTCTCTCAGAGGTCCAAGAGGTGCAATGATTTTCTTCAGAAAGGGTATCAGAAAGGTCACCAAGAAGGGAAAGAAGATTCCATACGACCTTGAAGACAAAATCAACTTCTCTGTGTTCCCAGCACACCAAGGTGGTCCACACAACAATGTCATTGCTGCATTGGCCGTCGCTTTGAAGCAGGCAGAGACTCCTGAGTTCAAGGAATACCAGAAGAACATCGTTGATAATGCTGTTGCATTCGCTGAGTCTCTCAAGAAGAGAGGATTTGAGATGGTTACCGGTGGTACCAACACGCATTTGATTCTTATTGACTTGAGAAACAAGAACATCGATGGTGCTAGAGTTCAGGCTATTTTGGAGAGAGTGAATATTGCTGCCAACAAGAACACCATCCCAACCGATAAGTCTGCCATGTTCCCAGCCGGTCTCAGAGTTGGAACTCCTGCTATGACCACAAGAGGATTCAATGCTCCAGAGTTCGACAAGGTTGCAGAGTTTATCGATAAGGCTGTTCAGATTTCCGTTTCTTTAGAGGCAAAGGAGCAGGGaacaaagaagatggaGAAACTTGCCAGTTTTGAAAAGCTAGCTGACGCTGATCCTAGAGTGAAGGCTCTTGACAAGGAGGTTGTCGAATTTGTTTCCAAGTATCCTGTTCCAGGCGATAAGGCTTGA